TCAAGGCGGTCGTGCCGCTGTGCGAGGAGTTGGGGTACGACCTTCCGGCGCAGTACGACCCCGACACGGACGCGGTGGAGCTGACCTACGAGCTTCCCTGCCAGTACGATCCGGAGGCGCGGCGCTGGCTCTTCAACGAGACGATCACCTGGAAGCAGGTGTTCGAGCGGTGGAAGGCGCGCGGCCCGATGAACGAGCAGTACGTCGATTCGCTGCGGCGCAGCCGATTCGCGGTCGAGCGGCTGCTCGCGGCATGAAGACAGCTACGCGCGGCATGAACGCCGACGCCCCGGCGCGTGGAGCGGCGCGCCCGCGGCACCTCCCGCGGTACGAGGCGGGCATGGACTTCGGCGCCGTGCTGCGGGAGACGCGCGGCGGACGGGAACTGCCTCCTCCTCCCACTTTCCCCGAACCCGCCGCCGACCTCGCGGAGCGGGCGCGCCGGGCGCTCTACGAGGTCGCGGATCCGGAGTTCCCGATCTCGATCGTCGACCTCGGGC
This portion of the Candidatus Palauibacter australiensis genome encodes:
- a CDS encoding metal-sulfur cluster assembly factor, with translation MKTATRGMNADAPARGAARPRHLPRYEAGMDFGAVLRETRGGRELPPPPTFPEPAADLAERARRALYEVADPEFPISIVDLGLVRGVEGDEEAGSVTVHLTFTATACPCMDFIEWDVRQRLLEVDGIRQVEIVTGWDPPWTTAAISARGRKLLRSVGVVT